The following are from one region of the Arachis duranensis cultivar V14167 chromosome 10, aradu.V14167.gnm2.J7QH, whole genome shotgun sequence genome:
- the LOC107469896 gene encoding uncharacterized protein LOC107469896, which produces MMATPTKPMAVMLSESLEHKGKDITELNGNIHQSPISQQPHSSSDGSVAILWDIENCPVPSDVCPEDVAGNIRMALQVHPVIQGTVMVFSAYGDFNAFPKRLREGCLRTGVNLIDVPNGRKDAADKAILVDMFLFALDNPPPSSIMLISGDVDFARALHILGQRGYTIILVIPSGVGVSSALCNAGKFVWDWPSVARGEGFVPPAKALVPPRGGSVEVAGYLMGCHINDNFEGQNEEEAIVYRGMSQRLYNSRDFSMVSQSLSEYNCTTSNMAGLPTTMRSHSLPPGMIDVSGISMPSSDNNEGQLWGPMSSDLNVLKGQLVKLLELSGGCLPLARVPTEYQKAYGRTLYVSDYGAIKLVNLFKKMGDTMAVEGKGQRKFVYLRNFKVGPSAPPLALAKKDKKGKGLPEENMNTVTGGVSSDEFSDEERLVMEEPDERNCVGKGSQRRAAINDRALEQFKFELQEILVSYSCRIFLGCFEDIYQQRYKRQLEYQRLGVNKLEDLFEKVNDIVVLVEEPGSKRKFLAPMGG; this is translated from the coding sequence atgaTGGCTACTCCAACTAAACCAATGGCCGTAATGTTGTCTGAATCTTTGGAACACAAGGGAAAGGATATCACTGAATTAAATGGTAACATACATCAATCCCCTATAAGTCAACAGCCCCATAGCTCCTCGGATGGTTCAGTAGCTATTCTTTGGGACATTGAAAACTGTCCTGTTCCGAGTGATGTCTGCCCTGAAGACGTAGCAGGAAATATAAGGATGGCGTTGCAAGTGCATCCAGTAATTCAAGGAACTGTTATGGTATTTTCTGCTTATGGTGACTTCAACGCTTTCCCTAAGCGACTTCGAGAGGGATGTCTAAGAACTGGTGTTAATCTCATCGATGTTCCTAATGGGAGAAAAGATGCTGCTGATAAAGCAATCTTGGTTGACATGTTTTTATTTGCTCTTGACAACCCTCCCCCATCATCTATTATGCTAATATCTGGAGACGTTGACTTTGCCCGAGCACTTCACATTCTTGGACAACGGGGATACACTATAATTCTTGTCATCCCTTCTGGGGTGGGTGTTTCATCTGCTTTATGCAATGCCGGAAAGTTTGTCTGGGATTGGCCTAGCGTTGCTCGTGGAGAAGGATTTGTTCCCCCGGCAAAGGCTTTAGTACCACCTCGTGGAGGTTCAGTTGAGGTTGCTGGATATTTGATGGGGTGCCATATTAATGACAACTTCGAGGGACAAAATGAGGAAGAAGCAATAGTTTATAGAGGGATGTCACAGAGATTATATAACTCAAGGGATTTCTCTATGGTTTCACAATCTCTATCTGAATACAATTGTACCACATCGAACATGGCTGGCTTACCGACAACTATGAGATCACACAGCCTTCCACCTGGGATGATTGATGTTTCAGGAATATCTATGCCTTCTAGTGACAATAATGAAGGCCAGCTTTGGGGCCCTATGTCTAGCGATTTAAATGTTCTCAAAGGCCAGTTGGTAAAGTTGCTTGAACTTTCTGGAGGGTGCCTGCCTCTGGCTCGAGTTCCAACAGAGTATCAGAAAGCTTATGGGAGAACTCTTTATGTATCTGATTATGGAGCAATTAAATTAGTCAATCTTTTCAAGAAGATGGGTGATACAATGGCAGTGGAAGGGAAAGGTCAGCGTAAATTTGTGTATCTCAGAAACTTCAAGGTAGGCCCGAGCGCTCCCCCATTGGCTCTAGCAAAGAAAGACAAGAAAGGAAAGGGGCTTCCAGAAGAGAATATGAATACTGTCACCGGTGGTGTCTCTTCAGATGAGTTCTCAGATGAAGAAAGACTAGTCATGGAAGAACCTGATGAGAGAAATTGTGTAGGAAAGGGCAGTCAAAGGAGAGCAGCTATCAATGACCGTGCTCTTGAGCAGTTCAAGTTCGAGCTTCAAGAGATTCTAGTCAGCTACTCGTGCCGAATATTCCTAGGTTGTTTTGAGGATATATACCAACAAAGGTACAAGAGACAATTGGAATATCAGAGACTTGGAGTGAACAAGTTGGAGGATTTGTTTGAGAAAGTCAATGATATTGTAGTATTGGTTGAGGAACCAGGAAGCAAGAGGAAGTTCCTTGCTCCAATGGGGGGTTAG
- the LOC107469893 gene encoding uncharacterized protein LOC107469893, with protein sequence MNFVFLADELYWKGVDGSLSRCLSREDQNIALGEVHNGICGAHQAGKKIRWVLYRNYVYWPSMIKDCINYAKACQECQKHGSEPQVPAIELHSIIKTLLPLEVNLNTLRVLRQNELPVDDYWNAMFDELNELDSERILALENVIRQKESIAQSYNRRIKEKSFKIGELVLKVILPMEKKSKFLGKWSHNWEGPFQVIGTYSENAYQIQDIKSGKVINSINGKYLKPFYCWQT encoded by the exons ATGAACTTTGTTTTTTTGGCTGATGAGTTATATTGGAAGGGGGTTGATGGAAGTTTGTCGAGATGTTTAAGTCGAGAAGACCAGAATATTGCTTTGGGTGAAGTTCATAATGGAATATGTGGGGCCCATCAAGCAGGGAAGAAAATAAGATGGGTGCTATATCGTAATTATGTTTATTGGCCATCAATGATAAAGGATTGTATCAATTATGCCAAAGCATGTCAAGAATGTCAAAAACATGGTTCTGAACCACAAGTTCCAGCAATTGAGTTACATTCTATAATCAAGACGT TATTGCCATTGGAAGTTAATTTGAATACTTTAAGAGTATTAAGACAAAATGAATTGCCGGTCGATGATTATTGGAATGCAATGTTTGATGAGTTAAATGAGTTAGATTCAGAACGAATCTTGGCACTCGAAAATGTTATTCGACAGAAGGAGAGTATTGCTCAGAGTTATAATCGTCGAATTAAAGAAAAGTCTTTTAAGATAGGCGAGTTAGTATTGAAAGTTATTTTACCTATGGAAAAGAAATCGAAATTTTTGGGTAAGTGGTCCCATAATTGGGAAGGTCCCTTCCAGGTGATAGGGACATACTCTGAAAATGCTTATCAAATTCAAGATATCAAATCAGGAAAAGTGATTAATTCGATTAatggaaaatatttaaaacctTTCTATTGCTGGCAAACATAG